In the Desulfonauticus submarinus genome, ATATCATGGTTTAAAAGATGTAGAGTTGCGTTATCGTCAACGTTATGTGGATTTGATTGTTAACCCTAAAGTAAGAGAAATATTTATTAAGCGTTCAAAGATTGTTCGTTTTATTAGAAATTTTTTAGATGCAAGGGGCTTTTTAGAGGTAGAAACGCCAATGATGCAACCTATTCCTGGAGGTGCTGCAGCTAAACCATTTATTACTCATCACAATGCTCTTGATATGCAACTTTATTTGCGTATTGCTCCTGAGTTATACCTAAAACGTCTTTTAGTAGGAGGATTTGAGCGAGTATATGAGATAAATAGGAATTTTAGAAATGAGGGTATTTCAACTCAGCATAATCCAGAGTTTACTATGCTAGAGTTTTATATGGCTTATGCTGATTTTACCATGCTTATGGAATTAACAGAAGAGTTATTTTCTTCATTAGCTAAAGATGTTTGTGGCTCTACGAAAATACCTTACGGAGAACATGAGATTGATTTAACCCCTCCGTGGAACAAGCTTTCATTTTATGAATCACTGGAAAAAATAGGTGGTCTTCGTCCAGAAGAGTATCAAAATTATGAAAATGCAAAAAATTTGGCTAAAAAATTAGGAGAAAAGGTTGTAGAAGGAGAAAAATTGGGAAAGGTGCAGGCTAAACTATTTGATTTATTAGTTGAGCCTAAACTTATTCAACCTCATTTTATTTATCATTATCCTACAGATATTTCCCCTCTTTCACGAAGAAATGAGGAAGATCCTACCATAACAGACAGGTTTGAACTGTTTATTGCAGGGCGGGAAATGGCAAATGCCTTTTCTGAATTAAATGATCCGTTTGACCAAAAAGAACGTTTTTTAGAACAGGTAAAAGAAAAAGAAGCTGGAGATGAAGAAGCTCATTTTATGGATGAAGATTATGTTAGGGCTTTAGAGTATGGTATGCCTCCTGCAGGTGGAGAAGGCATTGGTATCGATAGATTAGTAATGTTGCTTACCAACTCTCAATCTATAAGAGAGGTTATTCTTTTCCCTCTTCTTAGACCAGAAGGCTGATCTAGCTAATGAACTTTGAACTCTTTGTTGCCCAAAAATATCTTTTAGCTAGACAAAAACAGACCTTTATTTCTGTTATTACCTTAATATCCATTTTAGGAGTGGCTCTGGGAGTAGCTGCTTTAATTATTGTTCTTGGAGTAATGAATGGTTTTAGTCAGAACTTAAAAGATAAAATTTTAGGGGTTAATGCGCATATTTTAGTAGGTAGTTATGAAGGATTGGTTCAAGAGTATCCTGAGTTAATAAAAAAGATAAAGTCTGTCTCAGAAGTAAAAGGTGTTGCCCCTTTTATGTATGCAGAAGTAATGGCAAGTGGCCCTGGTGGGGTTAAGGGGTTAATTTTAAGAGGTATTAGGGTTCAAGATGCACCTGTATTTGAGCTACCAAAGATTTTGATTTCTGGTCAGATTAAGAGATTAGAACACAATTCTTCTTTCCCTGGGATTATTTTGGGCAAAGAACTTGTTAGTCAATTAAATTTAACTCTTGGAAGTAAAGTAAATATATTAGCTCCTAGTAGTAAAAGGACAAGTGCAGGCTTTACACCTAAAGTGGCTACTTTTGAGCTTGTTGGTATTTTTAAAACAGGAATGTACGAATATGATTCTTCTTTGGGATATATTTCATTAGAACAAGCTCAAAAGCTTTTAGGTATTAAGTCTAACGGTGTGAGTGCGTTAGAAATTCGTGTATTTGACGTGTATAAAGCTCCTGAACTAGCTAAAAAGATTTTAAAACAGATTGGTTATCCGTATTATACTAGAAATTGGATAGAAATGAACCAAAATTTGTTTTCAGCGTTGAAGTTGGAGAAAACAGCTATGGGTGTTATTTTGGCCATGATTGTCCTTGTGGGGTCTTTTAGCATTGTTACAACGCTTATTATGTTAGTAATGGAGAAAACTAAAGATATTGCTGTGATGATTTCTATGGGAGCAACACCAAAAAGAATAAAAAAGATATTTATGCTTCAGGGGACAATTATAGGGTTTGTGGGTACTTTTTTGGGATATATCTTAGGATTGGGTATATGTTTTTTATTGAAAAGATATCAATTTATAAAGTTGCCTGCAGATGTTTATTATTTAGATCATTTGCCGATTTTACTGAAAAGTACAGATCTCATTTTGATAGGCATAGTGGCTATCCTTTTGTGTTTTTTTGCAACTCTTTATCCAGCCAAACAGGCAGCAAAGTTAGAACCTGCTGTGGCTTTACGCTATGAGTAAAATATATCGTTTAGAACATATTGAAAAAGTATTTTTGTCTGGAGATGACAAAGTAGAAGTTTTAAAGGACATTACTTTAGAAATAAATACAGGAGAATCAGTTGCTATTGTGGGTGCGTCTGGTTCAGGAAAATCTACCTTACTTCATATTATGGGAGCATTAGATTACCCGACAAAGGGGAGAATATTTTTTAAAGACAAAAATATAGGGTTGTTTTCAGAGAAACAGAAAGCTTGTTTTAGAAATCAAAAAATAGGATTTGTTTTTCAATTTCATCACCTTTTGCCTGAATTTAGTGTGCTAGAAAACGTTGCTATGCCTGGGATAATAAGAGGTCTCTCTAAGAGTAGAATATTTTCTTTGGCTAAGGAAGCTTTGTCTATGGTTGGTTTAGAAGAATTTTCCAGACCAGTTTCTGTACTTTCTGGAGGAGAAAAACAAAGAGTAGCAATTGCAAGAGCTATAGTTTTAGAACCAGAGGTTATCTTAGCAGATGAGCCCACTGGCAATCTTGATGAAGCAAATGGTGTGAAAGTAGGGAATTTATTATGTCATTTAAATAAGGAACTGGGAACTACTCTTGTGGTTGTAACCCATAACCATACTCTCGCCTCCCTTATGCAAAAAACTTATCAGTTAAAGTTAGGAGAGCTTCATGCGCTTTAAGGCTTTTTATAGCATAATAATATTTTTCATTCTTATGGGAAGTAATTTGTCAGGTTACGCAGCAGAAAAAATTAGAATTGCTGTTTTCCCCTTTGAAATAAATGCTCCTAAGGAGTTTCAATATTTGAAAGAGAGTTTACCATCTTTAATTAAAGATAGATTAAAAGAAAAAGGATTTGAAGTAGTTGATTTAAATAGAGTAAAGGAGATATTGGAGCAGGAGAATGTAGAGTACTTAGATATTAGTACTGTTAAGAATTTAACCTTGCTTTTAGATGCAAACTATGGACTTTATGGTAGTCTTAGTAAAATAGGAGAGACTTTAAGTATAGATAGCAGGTTAGTAGAAGCATATGGCCTTAAGTCTCCTAAGGCATTATTTGTGGTGAGAAAAGGACTTATAAATCTTTTGCCTGCAGTAGACGAGTTAGTCTCTAAAATAAAATTAGAGCTTTTAAAAAAAGAGCAGATTGTAGGTATAGAAGTAAGAGGGAATAAAATTTTAGATAAGGACGTTATTTTGTTGAGGTTAGAGATTCAAAAAGGAGATATTTACGATCCAAAAAAGATAAATGAAGAATTAAAACGTCTTTATAAATTGGGATATTTTGATGATATTAAATTTTTTGTTCAAGATACTAAAGAAGGGAAAAAGATTATCGTAGAAGTTAAAGAAAAACCTTTAATTCGAGCTATTTCTGTAGAAGGAGCAAAAGAAATTGATGAAGATGATATTTTAGAGGCTATTTCAAGCAAAACAGGTTCTGTATTTAATCCTTCCATTGTAGCAGAAGATATGGAAAAAATTCGTCAACTTTACCGTAAGAAGGGGTATTATAAGGCAGATGTATCTTATGTTGTTGAGAGCTCTGATAATAAGCAGGCAAGGTTGATTTTTAAAATCAAAGAAGGGCCTAAGCTTTATATTAAAAAAATTATTATTGATGGGGCTAAACAAATAAGCGCCGATGAGTTAAAAGACCAGTTGGCTTTAGGAGAAAGGGGCTTTTTCTCCTGGTTAACTGGCTCTGGTATATTAAAAGAAGAGCTTTTAGAAAGAGATGCTGCTGCTTTAGAAGCTTATTATGCAAATAGAGGCTTTATTGATGTTAAAGTGGGGCAGCCTGATGTAGAATTTAAAGATGACGGTATTTATATTACTTTTCACGTCTTTGAAGGTGCGCGTTATAAAGTTGGTGGTGTAAAATTTGAAGGAGATTTGCTTTTTCCCGAAGAGACTCTTTTAAAGATTATTAAAATGGATGATTTAGCAAAAGATGGAGAGTATTTTAATAGGTCTATTTTGAGAAAAGACCTTCAAGCTATTGCTGATTATTATACGAATTATGGATATGCTTTTGCTGATTGTGATGTAAAGGTTAAGGCTGATAAGAAAACTAAATTAGTTTATGTTACCTATATCCCTCAAAAAGGGCAAAAAGTTTATATAAGAAGAGTAATTATAGAGGGAAACAGAAGTACGCGAGATAATGTCATTAGAAGGGAGATGCGTTTAGCTGATGGGGATTTATTTAGTGGAGAAAAATTAAAGCGTTCTAATGTGCGCTTAAACAAGCTTGATTATTTTGAAACAGTAGATATTCAGACAGTTCCAACGGATGATCGTTCTCAAATGGATTTGATTGTAAAAGTAAAAGAAAAACCAACAGGTATGATTTCTGCTGGAGCAGGGTATTCTTCATTTGATAAGATGTTTTTTACTGCAAAGATTCAACAGAGGAATCTTTTTGGAAAAGGGTATAGCGTAGGACTGTCTGGTACTTTTAGTGGGCGAAGAACTTCTTATGTGGCGTCTTTTTGGAATCCTTATTACAAAGATTCTGACCTTGGAGTAGGAATATCTGTTTTTAATTCTAAAGAAGAATTTTTTAAATACGATAAAAAAAGTATTGGTGGTAAGTTAAGCTTTGCCTATCCTTTAGGAGAATATACGAGTTTAAATTGGAATTATAAAGCTGAAAGATATACTATTTATAATGTAGATAAAGATGCTGACCAGACTATAAAGGATATGGAAGGTGATAATTGGGCAAGTATTTTTTATATCAGTGCAACTCGAGATACTACAGATAGGTACTTGAACCCAACTAAAGGTACAAAGAATTCTTTGTCTTTGGAATATGCAGGAGGGGCTTTAGGAGGTGACGATAATTTTATTAAAAGTATTTATGATTTTAGTTGGTATCAGCCGTTAATAAAAGATTTTATTTTTCATTGGCATTTTAGATTAGGTTATCTTACTAAAAATGGGGATGAAGAAATCCCTTCTTTTGAACGTTTTTATTTAGGGGGTATAAATTCTGTTAGAGGATATCCTGGAAGAGAAATTTCGCCTAAATATGATAATGGTGATTACAAAGGTGGAAATAAACAGTTTTTTACCAATGTAGAAATATTGTTCCCTTTGAACAAAGAAATGGGCATTTTAGGGCTATTTTTCTTTGATGCAGGTAATGCTTGGGATGAAGACCAGAGTATGGATACAGATTTGTATAAAAGCGTAGGCACAGGAATTAGGTGGTATTCTCCCCTTGGTCCCTTGCGTTTAGAATATGGTTATGCTCTAGACAAACTTGACGGTGAGCGGACAAAGAAATTAGAATTTAGCATTGGCCAATTTTATTAAAATTTTAAAAAAGGAGCTAAGAGATGAAAAAATTATTGTGTTTATTAGTAGGGTTAATATTGTTTTGGGCAGGAGTTGCTATGGCTGCTACCAAGATTGGTGTAGTAGATATGCAAAAGGTAATTTCCCAATCTGAGCCAGGTCAACAAGCACTGGCTAAGCTTAAAAAGAAAACCAAAGGCATGAAAGCAGATTTGGATAAACAAAAAAAAGAATTGCAGGCGTTAAGAGAAGAGTTGCAGAAACAAGCGTTAGTTTTGAGTCAAGAGGCCAAGCAGGATAAGGAATTGGAATTCAGAAAGAAAGTAAGAGATTATCAAGATACTTGGCAAGCATATCAACGGAAAATTAAGCTAGAAGAACAAAAATTAAGCCGCCCAATTATTCAGTTGTTGGCAGAAGTAATTAAAAATTATGCGAAAAAAAATGGTTATACAGCTATTTGGGATATGAGAGCAAGTGGTCTTTTATATGCAAATGAAAAAGTTAATATTACTAATGAAATTATGGCAGAGTTAAATAAAGCTTGGAAGAAAAAGTATGGGAAAGGCAAGAAATAATGTTGTTGTCAGAGATTGCTGCTAAGTTAAATCTTGAATTTAAAGGTAAGGATAAAGAAATTAGAGGGGTAAATACTTTAGAGGATGCCAGAGAAGATGAAATA is a window encoding:
- the lysS gene encoding lysine--tRNA ligase, with product MSTQKNSSQQDENRLIQARKEKAKRFLEQGIAIYPNTFRKKHDIKPILDKYKDLSQEDLEKLDSVFVVAGRIMALRSFGKVTFFHIQDHSGKIQVFAQKNILGSEKYNIFKKFDVGDIVGVKGPLFKTKTGELTIKAEDVELVTKSLRPLPEKYHGLKDVELRYRQRYVDLIVNPKVREIFIKRSKIVRFIRNFLDARGFLEVETPMMQPIPGGAAAKPFITHHNALDMQLYLRIAPELYLKRLLVGGFERVYEINRNFRNEGISTQHNPEFTMLEFYMAYADFTMLMELTEELFSSLAKDVCGSTKIPYGEHEIDLTPPWNKLSFYESLEKIGGLRPEEYQNYENAKNLAKKLGEKVVEGEKLGKVQAKLFDLLVEPKLIQPHFIYHYPTDISPLSRRNEEDPTITDRFELFIAGREMANAFSELNDPFDQKERFLEQVKEKEAGDEEAHFMDEDYVRALEYGMPPAGGEGIGIDRLVMLLTNSQSIREVILFPLLRPEG
- a CDS encoding lipoprotein-releasing ABC transporter permease subunit, yielding MNFELFVAQKYLLARQKQTFISVITLISILGVALGVAALIIVLGVMNGFSQNLKDKILGVNAHILVGSYEGLVQEYPELIKKIKSVSEVKGVAPFMYAEVMASGPGGVKGLILRGIRVQDAPVFELPKILISGQIKRLEHNSSFPGIILGKELVSQLNLTLGSKVNILAPSSKRTSAGFTPKVATFELVGIFKTGMYEYDSSLGYISLEQAQKLLGIKSNGVSALEIRVFDVYKAPELAKKILKQIGYPYYTRNWIEMNQNLFSALKLEKTAMGVILAMIVLVGSFSIVTTLIMLVMEKTKDIAVMISMGATPKRIKKIFMLQGTIIGFVGTFLGYILGLGICFLLKRYQFIKLPADVYYLDHLPILLKSTDLILIGIVAILLCFFATLYPAKQAAKLEPAVALRYE
- a CDS encoding ABC transporter ATP-binding protein; translation: MSKIYRLEHIEKVFLSGDDKVEVLKDITLEINTGESVAIVGASGSGKSTLLHIMGALDYPTKGRIFFKDKNIGLFSEKQKACFRNQKIGFVFQFHHLLPEFSVLENVAMPGIIRGLSKSRIFSLAKEALSMVGLEEFSRPVSVLSGGEKQRVAIARAIVLEPEVILADEPTGNLDEANGVKVGNLLCHLNKELGTTLVVVTHNHTLASLMQKTYQLKLGELHAL
- the bamA gene encoding outer membrane protein assembly factor BamA, whose product is MRFKAFYSIIIFFILMGSNLSGYAAEKIRIAVFPFEINAPKEFQYLKESLPSLIKDRLKEKGFEVVDLNRVKEILEQENVEYLDISTVKNLTLLLDANYGLYGSLSKIGETLSIDSRLVEAYGLKSPKALFVVRKGLINLLPAVDELVSKIKLELLKKEQIVGIEVRGNKILDKDVILLRLEIQKGDIYDPKKINEELKRLYKLGYFDDIKFFVQDTKEGKKIIVEVKEKPLIRAISVEGAKEIDEDDILEAISSKTGSVFNPSIVAEDMEKIRQLYRKKGYYKADVSYVVESSDNKQARLIFKIKEGPKLYIKKIIIDGAKQISADELKDQLALGERGFFSWLTGSGILKEELLERDAAALEAYYANRGFIDVKVGQPDVEFKDDGIYITFHVFEGARYKVGGVKFEGDLLFPEETLLKIIKMDDLAKDGEYFNRSILRKDLQAIADYYTNYGYAFADCDVKVKADKKTKLVYVTYIPQKGQKVYIRRVIIEGNRSTRDNVIRREMRLADGDLFSGEKLKRSNVRLNKLDYFETVDIQTVPTDDRSQMDLIVKVKEKPTGMISAGAGYSSFDKMFFTAKIQQRNLFGKGYSVGLSGTFSGRRTSYVASFWNPYYKDSDLGVGISVFNSKEEFFKYDKKSIGGKLSFAYPLGEYTSLNWNYKAERYTIYNVDKDADQTIKDMEGDNWASIFYISATRDTTDRYLNPTKGTKNSLSLEYAGGALGGDDNFIKSIYDFSWYQPLIKDFIFHWHFRLGYLTKNGDEEIPSFERFYLGGINSVRGYPGREISPKYDNGDYKGGNKQFFTNVEILFPLNKEMGILGLFFFDAGNAWDEDQSMDTDLYKSVGTGIRWYSPLGPLRLEYGYALDKLDGERTKKLEFSIGQFY
- a CDS encoding OmpH family outer membrane protein; its protein translation is MKKLLCLLVGLILFWAGVAMAATKIGVVDMQKVISQSEPGQQALAKLKKKTKGMKADLDKQKKELQALREELQKQALVLSQEAKQDKELEFRKKVRDYQDTWQAYQRKIKLEEQKLSRPIIQLLAEVIKNYAKKNGYTAIWDMRASGLLYANEKVNITNEIMAELNKAWKKKYGKGKK